Genomic window (Tardiphaga sp. vice304):
ATCCTCGACTGCCAGGTCATGGTGCCGGATTTCGGCGCCATCCAGGGCCTGTTCCAGATCGCCAGCCTGGAGTTTTCCGGCGAGCATAATGGCGAGGTGATTTTCGACGTCGCCCTCGAAAGCGCCGGCGCGCTGAATTTTGCGGCGCTGTGATCTCACCCTCCCCTGGAGGGGGAGGGTCGTTCATCGCGATGCGTAGCATCGAGATGAGCGGGGTGGGGTGACACTTTCGATAGTTGCGCGCGTGGCTCACCCCACCCCGTCTCGCAAGACGCTTCGCGTCTGGCTCGTCGACCCTCCCCCTCGAGGGGAGGGTAAACAGGAGATCCACATGCCGAATTCCCATCGCGGTGAAATCGAAGCCGTGCTCGGCGGGCGCCGGCATACGCTGGTGCTGACGCTCGGCGCGCTGGCCGAGCTGGAGGCGGCGTTCGGCGCCGGCGACCTGGTGGCGCTGACCGAACGCTTCGGCTCGGGAAAATTGTCGGCGCGCGATCTGATCCGCATCCTCGGCGCCGGTCTGCGCGGCGCCGGCGAAGCGATCGGCGACGACGAGGTGGCGGCGATGACCGCGGTGGGCGGCGCGGCCGGCTTCGTCGGCATCGCGGCCGAGCTGATCGCGGCGACCTTCACGGAGCGGACAACGTCATGAAGCCGTTTCCGTGGGACGAGGCGATGCAGTTCGGCTTCGGCGTGCTCAGGCTTTCGCCTGACGCGTTCTGTCAGATGACGCCGCGCGAGCTTTCGCAGGCGGTGATCGGCGTGCGCGGCGCCGCCGTGACGCCGATCGATCGCGGCGGGCTCGAACAATTGATGCAACGCTTTCCGGACCAGGGAGTGCGCCATGAGTGATAGCAGCGACTGGTCGGCCTCCGGCACGCTCGACAGCCTGCGTGGCAAGACGCTGGATCTGACCGCGGCGGTGAGCGGCTTTTCCAAAGTGATGACGCAGGCCTTTGCCAGTTCGGTCACCGGCGGCAAGGCGTTCGAGGACGTCTTGAAATCGCTGGCGCTGAAATTGTCGGATCTGGCCGTCAAGGCGGCGTTCAGGCCGCTGGAGAGCGCGCTGGGCGGCGGGTTGCAGGCGCTGACGTCGGGGCTGTCCGGCACGCCGTCGACAAACATGCGGCTGTTCGCCGCCGGCGGCGTGATCGGCGCGCCCAGTTACTTTCCGTTGGGTGATGGCGGCGTGGGCCTCGCCGGCGAGGCCGGGCCCGAGGCGATCATGCCGCTGCAGCGCGGCGCCGACGGCCGGCTCGGCGTCGCCGGCGGTGGCGGCGGCAACAATATCCATATCTCGATCGCGACGCCCGATGCCGAGAGTTTTCGCCGCTCGGAGAGCTACCTCACCGGCCAGATCGCGCGCGCGGTGGCGAGGGGGCAGCGGAGTTTGTGATCCCGGTGTTGCAACAAACTCCGCCGTCATCCTGAGGTGCCGTCGCACATGCGACGGCCTCGAAGGATGTGCCGCAGACGCCAGCGTTTGTGGTCGCATCCTTCGAGGCTCGCTCTTCGAGCGAGCGCCTCAGGATGACGGCCTTCTTCATGGAAATCATCATGACCGCCTTCCACGAGATCCTGTTTCCGCTCGACATCACCATGAAGAGCGCCGGCGGGCCGGAGCGGCGCACCGAGATCGTGTCGTTCGGCTCCGGGCGCGAGCAGCGCAATGCGCGCTGGGCGCATTCGCGGCGACGCTATGACGCCGGCTACGGCATCAAGACGCTCGGTGCGCTGCAAAGCGTGGTGGCGTTCTTCGAGGAACGCCGTGGCCAGCTTCATGGCTTTCGCTGGCGCGACCGGCTCGACCATTCGTCGGCGCAGCCTGGGCAGCCGCCGTCGCCATTCGACCAGGGCATCGGCGCCGGCGACGGCACCACCGCGACCTATCAATTGCTGAAAAGCTATGGCGAGGGACCGGCGCCCTATGCGCGGCCGATTGCCAAGCCGGTGAGCGGCAGCGTGCGCGTCGCGGTCGGCGGCGTGGAAGTCGCAAGCGACCGCTTCGGTGTCGATGTGACGACCGGCATGGTGACCTTCGCGACCCTGCACCGGCCGCCGGCGGGCGCATCAATCACCGCCGGTTTCCTGTTCGATGTGCCGGTGCGGTTCGACACCGACTATCTCGAAGTCGATCTGTCCGCCTTCACCGCCGGGGCGATCCCGAAAATTCCGATCGTGGAGATCCGGCCATGATCTTTCACCCTCCCCTGGAGGGGGAGGGTCGCTCATCGCGATGCGCAGCATTGGGATGAGCGGGGTGGGGTGACACGTTTGATAGTTGCGCTCGCGGCCCACCCCACCCCGTCTCGCAAGACGCTTCGCGTCTGGCTCGTCGACCCTCCCCCTCCAGGGGAGGGTAAGAAAGGAAGGGCCATGAGAAGCGTTCCCGCAGCACTGCAGGCCAGACTGGACTCCGGCGTCACCACGCTGGCGCAGCTGTGGAAGCTGTCGCGCCGCGATGGCGGCGTGCTGGGTTTTACCGACCATGATCGCGATCTGGTCATCGACGGCGTGACCTATCGCGCCGGCACCGGCTTTGGCGCGTCGGAGGCCTCGCAGCGCTTCGATCTGTCGGTCGATGGCGGCGAGGTGGCCGGCGCGCTCGATGACGACGTGCTGACCGAGGCCGATCTCGCCGCCGGGCGCTATGACGCCGCCGGAATCGAGGCCTGGCTGGTCGACTGGAGCGACGTGACGTTGAAGCTTCTGGTGGCGCGCGGAAGGCTCGGCGAGGTCAGGCGCGAGGGCACCGCCTTCACCGCCGAATTGCGTGGGCAGGCCGATCTGCTGTCGCAGGAGAGCGGCCGGCTCTACACCGCGAAATGCGGCGCCGATCTCGGCGATGCCCGGTGCCGCGTCGATCTCGCCAGCGCGGCCTATCGCGGCAGCGGCAGCGTGCAGGCGGTCGAGGGCACGTCGCTGTTCACCGCCACGGGGCTCGACGGCTTTGCCGACCGCTGGTTCAGCGCCGGCCGATTGAGCTGGGTCAGCGGCGGCAATGCCGGGCTGTCGATCGAGATCAAGCTGCATCGAAACATCGACGGCGAGGTACGGCTGACGCTGTGGCAGGCGATGCCCGAGCCAGTCGCGATCGGCGACGCCTTCACGCTCACCGCCGGCTGCGACAAGCTGCTGGCGACCTGCCGCGACCGCTTCGCCAACGCCGACAATTTTCGCGGCTTCCCGCATATCCCCGGCAACGACTTCGTCCTCAGCTATCCCAACGCCGGCACCGTCAGCGACAGCGGCGCGTCGCTGGTGTTGCCGAAGAGCGTGGGGTGAGTTTCACCACATAATCACCAGCGAAGAGCCAAGCGGCATCATGCGCGAAAGTCGCGGCCTCCTCCTTCTCCCCTTGTGGGAGAAGGTGGCGCGGACGAAGTCCGCGTCGGATGAGGGGTCTCTAGGCGTGTACTCATAAATTGCGCGCTTGTGTGGGAGCTTGAGGCAGGTCCGCTATCCGCCGTATTGCAGCCTTAAATTGGAGATCGCCTCAGGTCCGAAAAGTGCCAGAGGGAGACATTGACTCCTCATTGCTGCGCCGCGTTGAACCATTTCAGATGGTGCAGTCGGTTTGCCGAGCGGCACGCTTTAAAATAGCTTTCGTTCAATCGTGCGATCCTTACTTGCCTCATCTGAAATACAGATGGATAGCGCTCAGGAGCCCCTACGCAATGATTACCCCTGGACGTCATCGTCCGCTTGTACAGGACGCTTGGAACGAATCGGATGTTCGGGTGGCGATCGAAGAAATTGCGGCCGATGCGGTCACCCATTTCCATCCCGACACCTTCTGGCCGGCTCACCCCAGTGACGACGGGGTGGGAGATGGCGACCCCAGCTTCTACAAGGGCGCGGCGGGTGTCATTTGGGCACTCGATTACTTACATCGGATAGGGGCTACCCGTGTCGCCGAAGACTTTCGCTCTGTGCTGCCAGAGCTGATAGATCGGACAGTTATCGACCACCAAGCCAGTTCGCCGACTGGTTACGAGAAGCATGGCTCACTGCTTCGCGGCGACATGGGGGCGGCACTTCTCGCAATGCGCCTTGAGCCGACATCGAGCCTCGCCGACCTGGTTTATAGGCGCGCCGAATCAAATGATGGACTGCCAATCCGAGAACTCATGTGGGGTATGCCGGGGTCGATGGTTGCGGCAGTCCACATGGGCAAGTTGACGGAGGAAGAGCGATGGCGCGGCCTCTTTCAAGTGCAGGCAGCGCGGCTATTTGCCGAACTGGAGGACACGCCGCAAGGTCCACTTTGGACCCAGGATCTTTACGGTGCGAAAGACCGCTTTCTCGGGCCAGTTCACGGCTTCGCCGGCAACGTCATCCCTTTATTGCTCGGATGGAATTGGTTGACGGCGGCGCAGCGAGCGCACGTGGCCGAATTTGTGCCGAAGACGCTTGAAGCGAATGCATGGCGGTACGAAATTGGAGCAACATGGGGTCCGAGAAGCAAGCGCGAGAAGCGACTGTTCATATGCCAGCACTGTCACGGCGCGCCGGGAATGGTTACGACCTTTGCTGACGCGCCCTTCGCTACGCCGGAATTCGACGCGCTTCTGTTGGATGGCGGGCGCTTTGCTTGGACCGCCGGACCGCTAACAAAGGGCTCGAACCTTTGCCACGGCACGGGTGGAAATGGCTACGCATTCCTCAAGCTCTACCGACGCACGAATGATCAGATTTGGCTCGACCGCGCGCGCCGGTTTGCCATGACTGCCATCTTCCAGTATCGCGGTGCTCAGATGGTTGCTGGCCGCGGTCGGTATTCGCTTTGGACCGGTGACATCGGTCTTGCAATCTACCTTTGGGATTGCATCACAGGGGACGCTCGGTTCCCAACTATCGATGTGTTCTGACTCTAGCGAGCTAGGACCGCCTTGGATCAAACGCGACCAGACAGCCCGGCAATCCGCCAGCCGCTGTGTGCCAACAACCTACATAGACTATTGTTGAAATAAACTGTCGGCGCGCGCCAGCACTACGGCTGAAATTTCCATTCCGATCGCCTCCCTTGCTTTCGATTGATGATCATTCAAGCGCAGCGGGGCGCCTTTGCTGTCCACATCCGCTCCCGAATAACGCTGCAAATCTGGTATTTGAATTCGCTGAAAAAGGACTCTACGCCACGCCTCTTTGCCTTGCCGTGCTCGGGATCAATACGCCATTGATGAAGCGCTTCCTCGGTCTCGAACTCGACGATCGTCACCCACTCCCCATCGTCCGCAACGAAACCCTTGTGCGATATGTAGCCGGGGATTGTTCTCGCCAGTTCGCTCATGCGTTTTGCCATCGGACCATACTCGTCCTGGGCACCGGGCTTCATCCGGGAGCGAAATACCGTGACGATCATGGGATGTCCTTTTTATTCTGATGATGCCGTCGTCTCAGATCAGGCTATACCCAATGCTACTCATCGTATGAAATGAATAATAAGGATCAAAAACATCTCTTGATGAGATATCGCCGAACAGGTGGATCTGTCGGATCGTCAGATATTTGCTGCCGTGGTGCGCGAAGGCGGTGTCACGCGCAGCCAAGCGGCTGCACCGCGTTCAATCCAACAACACGACGCGTATTCGTCAACTCGAAGAGCACATTGGCGTTGTCGCAAGCGGCGGTCCGTAATTGCCGATGTCTGTTTTGAGTCAAACGCGACCAGACAGCCCGGCAATCTGCCAGCCGCTGTATGCAAGATACCGGACATTTTCCGACGGCTCGACTTGGTCGCTTTCATCTCAAAACTGGACAACGTCAAAGTCATGCCGGCTTGTCGGCGTCCATAGCTTGGTGCACTTTCGCTTTGTGATGATCCCGACGCTTCAATGCGGATCCATCCCGGCAACGGTTTCGTCCTCAGCTATCCCAATGCCGGCACCGTCAGCGACAGCGGCGCGTCACTGGTGCTGCCGAAGAGCGTGGGGTGAGTGTCACCAAATAATCACCAGCGAATAGCTAAGCCGCACAATGCGCGAAAGTCGCGGCCTCTTCCTTCTCCCCTTGTGGGAGAAGGTGGCCGCGCGCAGCGCGGTCGGATGAGGGGGCTGCACAGTCGGAGACTGCGGCTACCCCTCACCCGTCTCGAACGCTTCGCGTTCGATCCACCCTCTCCCACAAGGGGAGAGGGAAGAAATCCACACTTCGATCAGAGATTTCCCATGCCCCATCCGCTCACCCGCGCCGCCATTGTCGCCGAGGCGCGCGACTGGATCGGCACGCGCTACCGGCATCAGGCGTCGCTGAAGGGCACAGGCTGCGATTGTCTCGGTCTGGTGCGCGGGGTGTGGCGGGGCTGCGTCGGCTGTGAGCCGGAAGCGCCGCCGCCTTATGCGCCGGACTGGGCGGAAGCATCAGGCGAGGAAGCGCTGGCGGAGGCGGCGTTGCGGCATCTCGTGCCGGTTGCGCTCGATACGTTCGGTGCCGGCGACATCCTGCTGTTCCGCTGGCGCGCGGGGCTGGTCGCCAAGCACGCGGCGATCGCGACCGGCGAGGCCACCATGGTGCACGCGCATGACGGCGCGTCGGTCTGCGAGGTAGCGCTGGCGCCGTGGTGGCGGCGGCGGCTGGCCTTTGCCTTTGCATTTCCCGGAGTAGGCTGATGGCAGCGCTCGTACTTTCATCGGCAGGCGGCGCGCTCGGCGCGGTGTTCGGGCCGATCGGCGCGATCGCCGGACGCATCGCAGGCGCGGTGGCCGGCAACATGCTCGACCAGGCCTTGTTCGGCAGCGGCGGCGGCGATCGCAGCACGACCGGGCCACGGCTCGCCGATCTCGACGTGATGGCCTCGACCGAAGGCGCGCCGATCCCGCGCGTCTATGGCCGCGCGCGGTTGAGCGGCCAGGTGATCTGGGCGACGCAGCTCGAAGAAGTCGCGACGACGACGGAGAACGCGGACGACAGCGGCGGCAAGGGCTTTGCCGCGGCCGGCGCCAGTTCGACGGGCACGACGACGGACTATACGTACTTCGCCAATTTCGCCGTCGGGCTGTGCGAGGGCCGCATCGGCCGCGTCAGTCGGATTTGGGCCGACGGCAAGCCGCTCGATCTCGATGGCATCAATCTCCGCGTCTATCGCGGCGACGAGACCCAGCCACCTGACGGGCTGATCGTGGCGAAAGAAGGCGCCGGCAATGCGCCGGCCTATCGCGGGCTGGCCTATGTCGTGTTCAAGCGCCTCGCGCTGGCAAGTTTCGGCAACCGGATTCCGCAATTGTCGTTCGAGGTGGTGCGCCCGATCGGCCTGCTGGAAAACATGACGCGCGCCGTCACGCTGATCCCCGGCAGTACCGAATTCGGCTACGAGCCGTCGGCCGTGGTGCAGGTGACGGGACCCGGCCAGTCGGCGCCGGAGAACCGCCATGTCGCGCATGCGCGCTCCGATGTGGTGGCGGCGCTTGACGAGTTGCAGGGCGTCTGTCCGAACCTCGAGCGCGTGGCGCTCGTGGTGGCGTGGTTCGGGTCCGATCTCCGCGCCGGCCATTGCGTCGTGCGGCCGGGGATCGACAATGCCGCCAAGACCACCAGTCCGCTGGCCTGGTCGGTCGATGGCGTGACGCGCGCATCGGCCTATCTGGTATCGCAGATCGAGGGTCGCGCGGCGTTCGGCGGTACGCCGTCGGATGCCAGCGTGACGCATCTGATCGCCGAGCTGAAAGCGCGCGGGCTGAAAGTGACGCTGTATCCGTTCGTGATGATGGACATCGCCGCCGGCAATGCGCTCACCGACCCCTATAGCGGCGCGGCGTCGCAGCCGACCTATCCGTGGCGTGGTCGCATCACCTGCGATCCCGCACCGGGACGGCCGGGCTCGCCGCAGGGCACCGCGGCGGTTGCCGCGCAGGTGGCGAATTTCTTCAGCGGCGGCATCTGGAACTATCGCCGGCTGGTGCTGCATTATGCGCAGCTCTGCGCCGCCGCCGGCGGGGTCGATGCCTTCCTGATCGGCTCGGAGCTGAAGGCGCTGACGCGGCTGCGCGCCGGCGGCTTCTATCCGGCGGTCGATGCGCTGGTGTCGCTGGCGGCCGAGGTCAAGGCGACGCTGCCCGGCGCGCTGGTGACTTACGGCGCGGACTGGACCGAATATGGCGCCGATGTTTTCGACGGCGACGTGCGGTTTCCGCTCGATCCGCTGTGGGCCTCGCCCGCGATCGGCGCGGTCGGCATCGATTACTATGCGCCATTGGCCGACTGGCGCGACGAGGCCGGCCATCTGGATTCGCAGCAGGCGACCTCGATCTATGACCGCGGCTTTTTGCGCGGCAATGTCCGCCGCTGCGAGGCCTATGACTGGTACTATTCCGATGACGAGGCGCGCGACGCGCAGGACCGCGTCGATATCACCGACGGGCTCGGCAAGCCCTGGACCTACCGCGTCAAGGATCTGTGGAGCTGGTGGTCGAACCTGCATGTCGAGCGCGCCGGCGGCGTCGAACTGGGCGCGCCGACCGGCTGGGTGCCGGGCAGCAAGCCGATCTGGCTCACCGAACTCGGCTGTCCCGCGGTCGACAAGGGCGCCAACCAGCCCAGCGTGTTTCCCGATCCGAAATCCTCGGAGAATTTCGCGCCGTATTTCTCCGATGGCGCGCGCGACGATCTGATGCAGCGGCGCTATCTTGAGGCGGTGCTGCAGGCCTTCGATCCCGCGTTCGGCGCCGATGCGACCGACAATCCGGTCTCGCCAATCTATGGCGGGCGGATGGTCGAGGTCTCCGCGATCCATCTGTGGACCTGGGACGCCCGGCCGTTCCCGGTGTTTCCGGCCGCCGATGACATCTGGGGCGACGCCGCCAACTGGCACGCCGGGCACTGGCTGAGTGGCCGGCTCGGCGGCGCGCCGCTCGATGCGCTGGTCGCGGCGCTGCTGGCGGACGCCGGTGTCGGCGGCGTCGATGCCTCGGCGTTGCGCGACAGTTGCGACGGCTATGTGGTGGACCGCCCGATGACGCCGCGCGCGATGATCGAGCCGCTGGCCAGCGCTTACGCGTTCAACGCCACCGCCGCCGACGGCACGCTGCGCTTCGTGCCGCGCGGTGGCATGGCCGTGATGGAAATCGCCGAGGACGATCTGGTCGATGCCGGAAAGGTGGCGCTGTCGCGGCTGACCCGCGCGCAGGAGACCGAGCTGCCGCGCCAGGTCTCGCTCGGCTTCAGCGATCCGCTGGGCGACTATCGCCGCGCGGCGGTGACCTCGCGAAAACTGACCGGCGGCGCCAGCCGGATGCTGCACGCCGACCTCGCGATCATCACCGACGAGGCGGCGGCGACAAGGCGCGCCGAGATCTGGCTGCAGGATATGTGGGCCGGCCGCGAGCGCGCGGAATTCGGCCTCGGCATGAACGCGCTGAAACTGGCGCCGGGCGATGTCGTGGCGCTGACGCTGAAGGGACGGCGCCGGCTGTTCGAGATCGACGGCCTCGTCGATACGCAATCGCGCGCGGTCACGGCGCGCAGCATCGACCCGGAGGTGTTTGCGGTGCCGCTGGCCGTGCCGGACATCCGCCGGCCTTCGATCCCCGCCGCGCTCGGGCAGGTCGCCGTCCATGCGCTCAATCTGCCGCCGATCGATCCCGCGCAACCCGACGTGCTGACGCGGCTGGCGGTGTTCGCCAGGCCGTGGCCGGGCACGGTCGCGATCTGGCGGTCGCCGGATCAGGCGAGCTATCAGATCGCCGCCACGGCGACGGCGCCTTCCGTGCTCGGTGAGACGCTGGACGCGCTGCCGGCCGGGCCGGTGGCGCGCTGGGACCGCGGCAATCGTGTTCGCGTGCGATTGTACGGCGGCGCGCTGACGTCGCTGAGCGAGGCGCGCGTGCTGGCGGGCGGCAATGCCGCGGCGCTGCGCCATCCCGACGGCGGCTGGGAAGTGCTGCAATTCGCGCAGGCCGAGCTGGTCGGCAGCCAGACCTGGCTGCTGTCGCTTCTGCTGCGCGGGCAGGCGGGTTCGGAGCCCGCGATGGTCGCGGTGCTGCCGGCGGGCGCGGCCTTCGTGATGCTCGATTCACGGCTGGTGCCGATTGCTGTGGGGCTCGACCGGCTCGACCGCGCGATGCGGCTGCGCATTGTCGCCTGCGGTCGCAGCCATGACGATGCCAGCGCGGTGGCGCTGACGGTGACGCCGGACGCCACCGCGCTGAAACCCTGGGCGCCGGCGCATCTCCGCGCCATCCGGCAGGCCGACGGCGTGCATGTTTCGTGGATCCGCCGCAGCAGGCAGGACGGCGACGGCTGGGGCATCGAGGTGCCGCTCGGCGAAGCTGCCGAAGCGTATCGGCTGCAGATCCTGTCCGGCGGCAGCGTGGTGCGGACGTTCGAGGTCGCGACATCGCAGGCGATATACGCGACGGCCCACGAGCTCGCCGATTTCGGCGCGCCGCAAACCGCGCTGCACATTCGTGTCGCACAGCTCTCCGCCACGGTCGGCGCGGGGCAGGTCGCGGAGGTGACGCTGCAAGTGTAGTATCGCTGTCGCTGTGATTTGACCCTCCCCTGGAGGGGGAGGGTCGGCGCCCGACATGCGAAGCATGATGGGCGCCGGGGTGGGGTGACAGCGTCCGCGACGGCCTCACGTCGGTTGCCCCATCGCACCGCCTTCACCCCACCCCGAGCACGCCTGATGGCGCGCTCGACCCTCCCCCTCCAGGGGAGGGTGAAAAACAGACGTTCGCTGCAGGGATATCCACATGACCGACACTCCCAATCTCGGGCTGCCCTTCATCGAGGGCGGCCAGGCGCAGAAGCATGTCACGCATAATGAGGCGCTGCGGATACTCGACGCCGCGATCCAGATCGCCGTGCTCGACATGATCCGCAGCACGCCGCCGGTGTCGCCCGCCGAAGGCCAGCGCCATGTCGTGGCGGCGGCGGCGGGCGGGGCGTGGGCCGGGCAGGGCCACGCCATCGCCAGTTTCCAGGACGGCGCGTGGGCGTTTCTCGCGCCGAAGCGCGGCTGGTGCGTGTGGTCGGTGGCGGATGCCGTGATGATGGTGTTCGACGGCGCTATCTGGCGCGACCTGCGCAGTCTGGCGCTCGACAACGCTGCGCATGTCGGCATCAACACCCGTGCGAACGCCGGTAACCGGCTCAGCGTGAAATCCGATGCCGTGCTGCTGTCACAGGACGATGTGACGCCGGGCAGCGGCGATATGCGCCTGACGCTGAACAAGGCGGCTGCGGAACGTGATGTCGGCGTGATCTTTCAGGACGGGTTCTCGACGCGCGCGCTGTTCGGCAATCTCGGTGACGATAATTTCACCGTCAAAGTGTCGCCGGATGGATCGGGCTTCTTCACGGCGCTGTCGATCGACAAGTCGAACGGCCAGGTTACGCTGCAGCAGTCGCCGAAATTTCTCGCCTATCTGAACTTCGACAAATATTGCGCCGCCAACACCTTCACCAGGATCTCGTTCAACAGCGCCCGGCACAACGACCAGAGCGCGTTCGATACCGCGAACAATCAGTTCGTGGCACCGACGGCCGGATATTATCTGCTCGGCTTCCGTTTGATGTTCAAGGCCAACGCCACGGTGCCTTCGACCGTCACCGCGACGCTCTACAAGAACGGCACCGAATTGCTCGACGACGCCAGGGTGCAGACCGCCGGCAGCGTGGTGAGCAACAAGACGATGCTGCAGTCGCAGGCGCTGCTCAAGCTTGCCGCCGGCGATACGATCGCGGTGTTCGCGATGATGGAAACCAACGACGGCTATATCGCGGCGGCGCAGAACAGTTTTTACGGTCACCGCATCGCCTGAGTGGCCTTGCGCGATCCCCAGCCATCGTTCCGTCAACCCTGGAGAACGACCATGCAAGATGCGTCCTTCGGCGCCGCCTTGACGCGCCTGTGGCCCAATGGCGACGCGAAAGTGCCGGTGCTGCGCGCCGGCATGATCGCATCTGCGCCCGCGGTGTTCGCGCGCTACGGCATCTCGTCGCCGCTGCTGGTCGCGCATGTGATGGCGCAGATCTCCCACGAATGCGGCGCCGGCCGCGACGTGGTGGAAAACCTGAACTATAGCGCCGGCCGCATGATGCAGGTGTGGCCGTCGCGGTTTCCGACCATGGCCAGCGCGCAGCCCTATGCCGGCAATCCGCGCGCGCTGGCCAACAAGGTCTACAACGGCCGGATGGGCAACCGCACCGGCTCCGACGACGGCTGGACGTTTCGCGGCCGCGGCGCCTCGCAGACCACCGGGCGCGAGGGCTATCAGCGGGTCAGCAAGTCCACCGGCCTCGATGTCGTGGCGCATCCCGAATGGCTGATCGACCCGCGCTTTTTCCTGCTGTGCGGCGTGTCCGATTTCGTCAATCGCGGCTGCCTGCCATTCGCAAAAGCCGATGATGTGCTGAACGTCACCCGACGGCTGAACGGCGGCACCATCGGCCTTTCGCAGCGCAAGGCGTGGCTCGGCAAGTGGAAGGCTGCGCTCGGCGATGCGCCGGTGGTGCTGGCCTCGTCGCCGCCGCTGGCGCCGGCGATGCCCGCGGCGCCGGCTTTGCCGGCGGACGCACCCGCCGCCGCTGCGTCTTCAACAATATCCCGCATCATCGCCGCGGTCACCGCGGCCTTTCGGAGGGCATGAATATGGAATGGGGTGATCTGGCCAGACAGGTGATCGGATTGGGCGCGCCGGTACTCGGCACCGCGCTCGGCGGGCCACTCGGCGGCGTGGCCGGCGAGATTCTCGCCAAGGCGATCGGCTCGGCGGTGGCGACGCCGGCGGCGGTGCAGGCGCAGCTGCCGGCGGTAGACCCGGCCCGGCTGGCCGAGGCGGAGGCGCAGTGGGCGCAGATGATCCAGGCCGAGGCGGAGACGCAGCGCGTCGCGATCTCCGAGACGCAACAGACCATGCGCGCCGAGATCGCCAGCGACGATCCGGTGCAGAAATGGTGGCGCCCGGCCTATGCGTTCGAGCTGACGCTCGAATGCGCCGCCCTCTGGGCCGTGCTGATGCACGAGTTCTGGACCGGAGACATCCAGACCATCAACGCTTTGGTCAACGCCACCGCGCTGCTGGTGACCTATTGGGGGTTCCGGTTCGGCGTGCTAGGCGTCTATATCAGCGGCCGAACCCGCGAAAAGGTCAGCGCCCTGACCGGCCAGGACGCCCCCGGCATGATCGAGCGGGTGGTCAAGGCGGTGGTGAAGAAAAAGTAATTTGGGCAGGCGCCGCCGTTCATTCGCCGTTCACGGCTTTCAGGCGCATGCTGGCGGCCGTGATGTCGCCCGAGAGGATTTCGTTTTGCGCCTGCTTGTCGTCGAGGATGATCCCGATCTGAACCGCCAGCTCACCACCGCGCTGGTCGAGGCCGGCTATGTCGTCGATCGCGCCTTCGAC
Coding sequences:
- a CDS encoding gene transfer agent family protein, which encodes MPNSHRGEIEAVLGGRRHTLVLTLGALAELEAAFGAGDLVALTERFGSGKLSARDLIRILGAGLRGAGEAIGDDEVAAMTAVGGAAGFVGIAAELIAATFTERTTS
- a CDS encoding rcc01693 family protein, producing the protein MKPFPWDEAMQFGFGVLRLSPDAFCQMTPRELSQAVIGVRGAAVTPIDRGGLEQLMQRFPDQGVRHE
- a CDS encoding phage tail tape measure protein yields the protein MSDSSDWSASGTLDSLRGKTLDLTAAVSGFSKVMTQAFASSVTGGKAFEDVLKSLALKLSDLAVKAAFRPLESALGGGLQALTSGLSGTPSTNMRLFAAGGVIGAPSYFPLGDGGVGLAGEAGPEAIMPLQRGADGRLGVAGGGGGNNIHISIATPDAESFRRSESYLTGQIARAVARGQRSL
- a CDS encoding DUF2460 domain-containing protein, whose translation is MTAFHEILFPLDITMKSAGGPERRTEIVSFGSGREQRNARWAHSRRRYDAGYGIKTLGALQSVVAFFEERRGQLHGFRWRDRLDHSSAQPGQPPSPFDQGIGAGDGTTATYQLLKSYGEGPAPYARPIAKPVSGSVRVAVGGVEVASDRFGVDVTTGMVTFATLHRPPAGASITAGFLFDVPVRFDTDYLEVDLSAFTAGAIPKIPIVEIRP
- a CDS encoding DUF2163 domain-containing protein produces the protein MRSVPAALQARLDSGVTTLAQLWKLSRRDGGVLGFTDHDRDLVIDGVTYRAGTGFGASEASQRFDLSVDGGEVAGALDDDVLTEADLAAGRYDAAGIEAWLVDWSDVTLKLLVARGRLGEVRREGTAFTAELRGQADLLSQESGRLYTAKCGADLGDARCRVDLASAAYRGSGSVQAVEGTSLFTATGLDGFADRWFSAGRLSWVSGGNAGLSIEIKLHRNIDGEVRLTLWQAMPEPVAIGDAFTLTAGCDKLLATCRDRFANADNFRGFPHIPGNDFVLSYPNAGTVSDSGASLVLPKSVG
- a CDS encoding lanthionine synthetase C family protein, producing MAIEEIAADAVTHFHPDTFWPAHPSDDGVGDGDPSFYKGAAGVIWALDYLHRIGATRVAEDFRSVLPELIDRTVIDHQASSPTGYEKHGSLLRGDMGAALLAMRLEPTSSLADLVYRRAESNDGLPIRELMWGMPGSMVAAVHMGKLTEEERWRGLFQVQAARLFAELEDTPQGPLWTQDLYGAKDRFLGPVHGFAGNVIPLLLGWNWLTAAQRAHVAEFVPKTLEANAWRYEIGATWGPRSKREKRLFICQHCHGAPGMVTTFADAPFATPEFDALLLDGGRFAWTAGPLTKGSNLCHGTGGNGYAFLKLYRRTNDQIWLDRARRFAMTAIFQYRGAQMVAGRGRYSLWTGDIGLAIYLWDCITGDARFPTIDVF
- a CDS encoding antibiotic biosynthesis monooxygenase family protein — protein: MIVTVFRSRMKPGAQDEYGPMAKRMSELARTIPGYISHKGFVADDGEWVTIVEFETEEALHQWRIDPEHGKAKRRGVESFFSEFKYQICSVIRERMWTAKAPRCA
- a CDS encoding helix-turn-helix domain-containing protein; this encodes MSRAAKRLHRVQSNNTTRIRQLEEHIGVVASGGP
- a CDS encoding NlpC/P60 family protein is translated as MPHPLTRAAIVAEARDWIGTRYRHQASLKGTGCDCLGLVRGVWRGCVGCEPEAPPPYAPDWAEASGEEALAEAALRHLVPVALDTFGAGDILLFRWRAGLVAKHAAIATGEATMVHAHDGASVCEVALAPWWRRRLAFAFAFPGVG